CACTCCTCTTCTACAGCCCGACTGTCTTCTGGTGTCCCGCAAGGCTCCATTTTGGGCCCAGTTCTGTTCTCTCTTTACATGCTGCCTCTGGGTTCAATCATCTCTAGccataatgtgtcttttcatatgTACTCCGATGATCTTCACATCTATCTACCAGTCTCACCAGATTCTCCAGATGCATTTCAGACCATCAACACctgtatggatgacatcaagcactggctcacacagaatttcCTGAGTCTAAATGAATCCAAAACGGAATTCTGTCTATTTGGCACCACAAGCCCACTTGCCGCTGTCTCAAATGGTCACTCACTTCCTCACCATAACACCGTAATCAGAAACTTGGGAGTTCACTTGGACACTGGcctaaatctccataaacaaattgactctTGTTAAGACAAGCTTCTTTCAGCTCCTCATTCTCACAACagtgaaacccttcctcagttgttgtgacctggagaaagcaatccacgcattcatcagctcacgcttggactactgcaatgctttgtacattggactcagtcagacatctttacacagattacaactggtacagaatgctgctgcccggctcctcacaaattctcgtaaacatcatcatatcacacctgttctgcgctctctccactggctaccagtgcaatacaggatccaatacaaacttctcctgtttgttttctgctccatccacagctTCGCACCTGCGCATCTATGTGAGATTCTGActcttcaccagcccagcagatttgtacgatctgcacagctctacttggtggagcagcccaggtctcgaagcaaacagtggggtgatcgtgctttcacagtagcaggtcctaaactttggaactcgctgccccttgacttgcatgccatctcggatctgcccctttttaaaacaaaactcaaaacgtatttgtttagatgtgcttttgatacttagtctttttagacttaataaaatgaatctgtgttcctctttttaactatactttaaatgcgatttttatatgtacagcgctttggtcaacttaggttgttgtaaggcgcttaacaaataaaatttgattgattgattgatcctgaaGGGATGAGTTCACTTTTTTACTACCTTCGTCATACTAAAACATTGTTAGTGATCAAGTCTCTGAGTGCTGTGCTGATCTTTGACAAGTGCATCTTTTGAGAGATGAGGTAACTTCCCCGAGTATCCCCCACTGGGAGTAACTAaagcatttacagtgcatctggaaagtattcacagcacttcactttttccacattttgttatgttacagccttattctaaaatggatgaaatactattttttttcccaacaaaattctacacacaataccccataatgacaatgaaaaaacaaaacaaaaaagaaatcacatgcacataagtgttcacagcctttgccatgaagctaaaaattgagctcaagtgcattctgtttccactggtcatccttgagatgtttgcaCAGCTTAATCAGAGTccgcctggggtaaatttagttgattggatatgatttggaaaggcacacacctgtctacctataaggtcccacagttgacagtgcatgtcagaacacaatccAAGCATGTCCAAAgagttgtctgtagacctctgagacaggattgtctagaggcacaaatctggggaagggtatagaaacatttctgctgctttggaggtcccaatgagcacagtggcctccatcacacgTAAATGGGAgaaatttggatccaccaggactcttcagcTGGCtgcacgtctaaactgagcgatcgtgggagaagggccttagtcagggagatgaccaagaacctgttagtcactttgtcagagctccagcattcctctgtggagagaggagaaccttccagaaggacacccatctctgcagctatccaccaatcaggcctgtatggtagagtggccagagggcagtcactctttagtaaaaggcacatggcagcccacctggagttttcccaaagacacctgaaggactctcagaccttgagaaataaaattctctggtctgatgagacaaagattgaactctttggcatgaatgtcacgcgtcatgtttggaggaaaccaggcaccatccctacagtcaattgtggtggcagcatcatgctgtgggaatatttttcagcggcaggaattgggagactagtcaggattgagggaaagatgactgcaacaacgtacagagacatcctggatgaaaacctgctccagagcactcttgacctcagactagggcgacagttcatctttcagcaggacaatgaccctgagcacacacccaagatatcaaagaagtggctccaggacaactctgtgaatgtctttgagtggcccagccagagcccagacctgaatcggattgaacatctctggagagatcagaaaatggctgtgcactgacactccccatccaacctgatggagcttgagaggtgcttcaaagaggaatgggcaaaactgcccaaagatgcaTGCGCCAAGctcgtggcatcatattcaagaagacttgaggctgtaattcctgccaaaagtgcatcaacaaagtattgagcaaaggctgtgaatacttatgtacaagtgatttcttagttgttatttttaataaatttgaaaaaaatttataaaacatttttcatgttgtcattatggggtgttgtgagtagaattttgagggggaaaaaatgaatttactccattttttttaataaggctgtaacataacaaaatgtggaacaagtgaagtgcggtgaatactttctggatgaactgtaTGTATAATTCACTCATAATCCAGAAAGTGATGGCCGCAAACACAGAAGGCGAATAACAAAAAATGGCCCAAAACCTCGTATACGATTATGCATGCAAATTTCGTAATGAATTGGATGAGTTGCTCATAAGTAATAGTGCTGAAATCAAAACATGACAAACGGATGCACGCATGCACAGACTGCGATTCTGTATCTTAATTCCAACATGGCAGGGGATAATAAAATCTTGTTTTCCACAAATTGATGAAAAGGAAATTTGTAGATATCAAATGAGGCACATGCAGTAGAGCTCTAAACAGACTCAAAGCATGTTTTTAAAGTTAGTAAAgaccctgtcacaccatgatggatCAAGGAAATGTATGAGGAACTGTTACAAAGCTTGGATAtccgtttgtgtttgtttttgttctgcaAAAGTCCTTTTCGCCATTTGTTAAATGCATTCTTTGTCAGGTGATGTCCGCCAAGTCTGTTGAAAAGCTTTGTGCATGCTCCAAcctttgagtggacatcagacgGGGAACTATACTGGTGGTTGCGCATTTGTTTACCATATTGTCTTGTACTTTACTTTCATGATACTCATACATTTATATCCTGTGGGTGTCCAgtgcttcagactgggcttctgattggccaaagctgcAGTGTGGGGTGTGAATTTAGTACCTTTAGAGAGAGGACATTTCCTGACACAGCAgcatgcatttaacccatcctaattacagttaggcataatccaaccactaggagcagtgggcagccgcaGTCCAAcatctggggaccaactccagatgtagagatgctacattgttcaggggcagagaaaggagcagactctaaataaggtgtttttttttgtttgtttttttaattgtgtgaGGGAACCAAAGTGTCTTTAGGAAATCCATGCAGACACGGCGAGAACAtgtaaaatccacacagaaaaggccaggtgggaagcgatcccatgatgttgttgctgtgagacaactgtgctaaccactaagccatcgatCCATCAGTGCCCCACATCCACTGGAGACTGATGGATTAAGCGGTGTTTGCCCACGAACAAATTATTTCAGTCCGTAACTAATCACTTTTTTGAATTGGTCATAGTGTGTCAACACCTTAACAAATTCCTTCTTTCATTCGTTTTCTGCTGCTTATTTGGGACAAAATCCGCCCCTCTTCCTGTTGTCTTTGGTGCTACGCCCTGAGGGGTGCTCAGACCCAGATTAGGAATTCAGGTTTTATTGCTTGTTATGCTGTATTTTCAGTATGTTGTTAGTTCAAAACTAAAAAATACGCTCATCACAAGGTCCGTCCACAACAACTTCTGGTGTAGGAACTGTCAGGAATTATAGCTAAGATCACTGTAGGGTTGATATAAAGCTgtatattagaaaaaaaaaaatccaagctggCTGTACTTATGAAATGTTATTGTTCCAGTTGTACAGACAATTACCAGATAGGTTACTGGTGTTATTTCCCTGCTATTTTGAGCATTTAGTGGATTTCAGTAACTCCCTGTAGCAGCTGTTTACTCTGATTCATATGTTCTACCAGTCTCAGAAAATAATTTTTGCAAAGAAAGGCTTTGCTCACAGTGTTTTAATAAGGTTGTGAAAAACTCACCGTCTCCTTTAACTTCTGGGGTCTTTTTCCTCAAATCAGCCCGTTTGCGGGTACTTGGATCCATCTGGGATCTTCTGTCTTCTATAATGATAAAATGCTTTGTTTTAATTCAGAAGGCTTCTGAAGTTAAAGGCTTGGATTTGCGTGTTCATTCCAAACTTCAGTCAAAGGTTTTGCCAACTTGCCAGTGATAAGAAACATTTTGTTTTTATCTGCAGGGGAGCTGTTTGCCCAGGCACCAGTGCAGGAGTACCCTGGCATCGCAGTCGAAACAGTCAGTGACTCAAGTCGGTACTTTGTGCTCCGCATCCAGGATGATAACGGTGGGAGGGAGGCATTTGTTGCCCAGTCATAAATCCAGAAAATGGACTTTGTATTGGAATGCTGTGCGTGCCACTGACTGACCTCTGATccctttttgttgtgtgtgtgtgcgtgtgttttggcTTCTGCCTCAGGCCGCAGCGCGTTCATAGGTATTGGGTTTGGAGACAGAGGTGATGCCTTTGACTTCAATGTTGCACTGCAGGATCACTTCAAGTATGCAGCTGATCCACTGTGTACCTGCAATTAGGAGTAATTCACAAAGTTGATTCTGCTTTACTATTTGCTCCTTTATGATATTTTGTCTTTTTTGCATCTCTGTCTTTTTCAGGTGGGTAAAACAGGACGATGAACTCATCAAACAGGCCCAGGCTCCAGACTCCACCCCAAAACTGGACCTGGGTTTTAAAGAAGGACAGACCATTACAATCAATATTggggtaatatatatatatgtgtgtgtgtgtttcagtatCACCTGACCATTTTTCATATACTTATTCTAACCAATCAGCCATGAAGAACCCTGTAAATATTTGTTCCTCTCCCCTTGTCCTGTTTTCACAACTttaccacatgttgatttggcacaagttttattctGGAAGCCCTGTGTGGTTCATGGGTGAGTTTTGAACTCTGAACCTACTTGCTAGAAGGGGAAAATTCCAACATTGCACTGCCCAAATGATAGTTAGTGTTGGGAAGTAACTAGTTACACAGTAAAAGTAATTGTAATCTCTTGCAGTTACTGAGTAAACATAtgtaattgtaaatgtaaattacaGTTACTAGTTAAAATATTGGTGATTACATTtggatatagtaaaaaaaaaagctaatgtaTAAAACATTCATCAGGCCTGTGTGGCTTCACGCCTTTTTTGTTCAGGAATGTCATACTTCTGAATAATGTGGGTTACCAAAAGCCACTGAGACAAATTTGTCTTTATTTTGAATTTGCTTCTCTACTTTCTCTATCTCAGTGTTACATGTTTAGATTGTGCAACTTTAGAACCtttgttagtgactaaaaatcctTTCTAGAGGCTAGCAACAAATCTGGCGACTTTTATTCCACAAAAACTGATACGTTTTATAACTGTGGGATTGTTGGCAATGTTGCTTGGGGGATAGAAAAGATGGAGACACTGAGAGGTGCAGGGGAGGAGCAGGTGTTCTTTGCCGATGACCATGCAGTCTTCATTTGATTTTTATAGTACAACTTTTATTAAAAATTTGACAGTAGTTATTGTTGAGAGGTCCATACTGTCAGGTTTAAATTTATATTCTTCAGTTTTTTTCAACTTTGTCATAAAAAAAATGCAAGAATTTACCTAGAGCTGCCCAAGTTCTTTGCACGAAGCTGTAAATACTAAACGTTCTTCTCGCACTACCTTTTCCAGCAATCAAAAAAGAAGGACAAATCTCGCGTACAGAGTTCAGGTGGCTTTGGCCTCCTTCCACCACCTCCTGGAGGGAAGCTAGCACCACCCCCATCATGTAGGTCTACCAATCATAATGTACCACCATCTGCAGGAGGAAGCAATACTGGTAGGTACCACAAAGTATATTCCATATTGTATGATAGCACTGTGAAGCTATCATACAATATGGAATATTGTATGATAATacaatattatttatatattatttattatatatggTATAATtgtcagcacggtggcttagtggttagcactgttgttgcacagcaagaaggtcatgggattgcctCCCATCTgtagcctttctctgtggagtttgcatgttctctccaggtGTTCCAGCTTCTTCCCGCttccaaatacatgcaggttaggtgaattgggagGTGTTAATGCatttgtgtctctgtatgtggccctgcaacagacaggtatcctgtccagggtgtacactccctcgtgccctatgactgctgggataggctccagccctcccgtgacccttaattggagtaagtgggtatagaaaatgtataTGGTATAATTTCACTATGTGATCTATAACTAGGTTGAGATTGCCTTTTGAAAAGTCAAACACAACTAACAGGTCAAATAGAAGTTCATATAACCAATACAAAAGTGGGCCAATCGAAAATGTAATGTTACAGTTGAACATTAATCATACGTGTGTATTTAAACTAATCTTCAAAACACTGTTGCCTGAGTATCCCCTATACTGTATAGaaataaaaagtaagtaagtcccttctgctgctcccttgtttgcactcggggttgccacagcagatccaccttggatctgcatgctaaattggcacaggttttacaccagatggcctTCCTCACACAACtagacattacatggagaaa
The Thalassophryne amazonica chromosome 7, fThaAma1.1, whole genome shotgun sequence genome window above contains:
- the LOC117514234 gene encoding adaptin ear-binding coat-associated protein 1-like, which encodes MAADGQFEYESVLCVKPEVNVYRIPPRASNRAIRAADWKLDAPDWTGRMRVTARGKVAYVKLEDKISGELFAQAPVQEYPGIAVETVSDSSRYFVLRIQDDNGRSAFIGIGFGDRGDAFDFNVALQDHFKWVKQDDELIKQAQAPDSTPKLDLGFKEGQTITINIGQSKKKDKSRVQSSGGFGLLPPPPGGKLAPPPSCRSTNHNVPPSAGGSNTGCLLDLDSSNSNSVAPSNPTTTASSDLWGEFDSVSSK